One stretch of Ipomoea triloba cultivar NCNSP0323 chromosome 8, ASM357664v1 DNA includes these proteins:
- the LOC116026585 gene encoding cytochrome P450 81Q32-like: MDYIFYPFLYLALFLPLYLISKHFHRKFKNHPPAPFLTLPLLGHLYLFKKPLHQALTNISNRYGPVLLLEFGSRKVLLVSSPSAAEECLSKHDVVFANRPRLMVGKYLGCNYTTVAWTSYNDHWRNLRRIAAIEILSTHRLQMLHDIRADEVKYMIRKLDSSSKAGAPVEMKSVFFELMLNLMMRMIAGKRYFGENVEDLKEANRFREILTEIVLISGATNMGDFVPWLKKVFWSMEKKRFVKVQRNRDAFMQDLIEDCRKQMAENISTEDSTEPAGKKKSFVQVLLTLQENEPEYYQDEIIRGLMSVMLGAGTETSSGTMEWGLSLLLNHPQILKAAQKEIDDLTGQKRLIQESDLGNLPYLHCVLNEIMRMCPGAPLLIPHESSEECTVGGYRIPAGTMLMINLYSIQRDPKYWDEPEKFKPERFEGFAGVRDGFKMMPFGSGRRSCPGEGLALRMVGLSLGSLIQCFDWERIGSEMVDMTQGIGITMPKASPLTANCKTRPFVAHLLSQTEV, translated from the exons ATGGATTACATTTTTTATCCATTCTTGTATCTTGCCCTCTTCTTGCCCTTGTACCTAATCTCCAAACACTTTCACCGGAAATTCAAGAACCATCCACCGGCGCCGTTCCTCACTCTCCCCCTCCTCGGTCATCTGTACCTCTTTAAGAAACCTCTCCACCAAGCCTTAACCAATATCTCCAACCGCTATGGCCCCGTCCTCCTCCTCGAGTTCGGCTCCCGGAAAGTCCTGTTGGTCTCCTCCCCTTCCGCGGCGGAGGAGTGTCTGTCGAAGCACGACGTCGTTTTCGCAAACCGGCCACGTCTGATGGTCGGAAAGTACCTAGGCTGCAACTACACTACCGTAGCGTGGACCTCCTACAACGACCACTGGCGGAACCTCCGCAGAATCGCCGCCATCGAAATCCTGTCCACCCACCGCCTCCAGATGCTCCACGACATCCGCGCGGACGAGGTGAAGTACATGATAAGAAAGCTAGATTCGTCCTCCAAAGCAGGAGCTCCAGTTGAAATGAAGAGCGTGTTTTTCGAGCTGATGTTGAAcctgatgatgaggatgatcgCCGGGAAACGGTATTTCGGCGAGAACGTGGAGGATCTGAAAGAGGCAAACCGGTTCAGGGAGATCCTCACAGAGATTGTACTCATCAGTGGGGCAACCAACATGGGAGACTTTGTGCCGTGGTTGAAGAAGGTGTTCTGGagcatggagaagaagaggtttGTGAAGGTGCAACGGAATAGAGACGCTTTTATGCAGGACTTGATCGAAGACTGCCGGAAACAAATGGCAGAAAACATCAGTACTGAGGATTCCACGGAGCCTGCAGGGAAGAAGAAATCATTTGTTCAAGTGCTGCTCACACTCCAAGAAAATGAACCTGAATATTATCAGGATGAAATTATCAGAGGCCTCATGTCG GTTATGTTAGGAGCAGGAACAGAGACATCCTCCGGTACAATGGAGTGGGGGCTATCACTTCTGCTAAATCACCCACAAATCTTGAAGGCGGCACAAAAGGAGATCGATGATTTGACCGGACAGAAGCGATTAATCCAGGAATCAGATTTGGGTAACCTGCCCTACCTGCACTGCGTACTGAACGAAATAATGAGAATGTGCCCAGGCGCCCCTCTGTTAATCCCACACGAGTCCTCAGAGGAGTGCACCGTCGGCGGCTACCGTATCCCCGCCGGCACAATGCTGATGATCAACTTGTATTCTATCCAAAGAGACCCCAAGTACTGGGATGAACCGGAGAAATTCAAGCCGGAGAGATTTGAAGGGTTTGCCGGAGTAAGAGATGGATTCAAGATGATGCCTTTTGGATCTGGAAGGAGAAGCTGCCCCGGCGAAGGACTGGCGTTGCGTATGGTTGGGCTGTCATTGGGATCATTGATCCAATGCTTTGATTGGGAAAGAATTGGCAGTGAAATGGTGGATATGACCCAAGGAATTGGAATAACTATGCCCAAAGCGTCGCCGTTGACGGCTAACTGCAAGACGCGACCTTTCGTCGCCCATCTGCTTTCTCAGACTGAAGTCTAG
- the LOC116027584 gene encoding REF/SRPP-like protein At1g67360 → MASDKIEMEKSEGKLMHLGFVRVVTVNAVVIISNLYEYAKQNSGPLKSTVGTVENAVTTVVRPVYDKFKDVPDDVLVFLDRKVDEAIEKFDEHAPPMAKKLVSQAHIVVQKASHVAQDLIQEAKVAGPRAAIYHASTMSKQFGVSQFAVLWFHINLSPALHSIAEIATPTAAHWSEKYNELVKAMKAKGYDIFYYVPLVPVEEISKAYKQVEAAAAKKDDDITPSSSTESLTE, encoded by the exons ATGGCTTCTGATAAG ATTGAGATGGAGAAGAGTGAGGGGAAATTGATGCACCTAGGGTTCGTGAGAGTCGTTACCGTCAACGCTGTCGTTATAATCTCAAATCTCTACGAGTATGCGAAGCAGAACTCAGGACCGCTCAAATCGACCGTCGGTACGGTGGAAAACGCGGTGACGACTGTGGTTAGGCCTGTTTACGATAAATTCAAGGATGTTCCTGATGATGTCCTCGTTTTTCTAGACAGAAAG GTGGATGAAGCAATTGAGAAGTTTGATGAACATGCACCACCTATGGCAAAGAAACTTGTTAGTCAAGCCCATATTGTAGTGCAAAAGGCATCTCATGTGGCTCAAGATTTGATACAGGAAGCTAAAGTTGCTGGTCCACGTGCAGCTATCTACCATGCCAGTACAATGTCCAAGCAATTTGGAGTGAGTCAGTTTGCAGTGTTATGGTTCCATATAAACCTTTCCCCTGCCTTGCATAGCATAGCAGAGATAGCTACTCCGACAGCTGCTCACTGGTCCGAGAAGTATAACGAGTTGGTTAAAGCTATGAAAGCAAAGGGCTATGATATCTTCTACTATGTGCCCTTGGTTCCCGTGGAAGAAATCTCCAAGGCATACAAGCAGGTCGAGGCAGCTGCAGCAAAGAAGGATGATGACATCACTCCATCTAGTTCGACTGAATCTTTAACAGAATAG